The nucleotide window GTGCGCGAGCGTGGTGCGACAGTCAGCGAGGCGGACAAGCAGCGCCTCGGACTGCCGGCATTTGTGAAGCCAGCCAACGGTGGCTCCTCCATCGGCGTCTCCAAGGTCGAGCGCTGGGAGGACTTGGACGCCGCACTCGAACTCGCCTTCGAGCAGGACGGGAAGGTACTTGTCGAAGGCGCGCTGATCGGCGACGAAGTCGAACTCGGCGTCCTCGAGCACCCAGACGGCAGGCTCGAAGCATCGTTGCCAGCAAAACTCAACGGCACCGAGGATTCAGACGAGGGCTTCTACGGCTTCGAAACGAAGTACCTGGACGACCACGTCACCGCCACCATCCCCGCGCCCTACGACGCCGCAACGGTGGCCACCCTGCAATCCATGGCCATCACCGCGTTTCAGGCGCTGAACTGCAAGTCGCTGGCGCGCGTGGACTTCTTCATGACGGATGCCGGGCCCGTGCTCAACGAGATCAACACCATGCCAGGCTTCACCCCGATCTCGATGTATCCTCAGGTCTGGTTCGCCAGCGGCATCTCCTACGGAGAGTTGCTTAACGTGCTGGTCACTGCCGCTATTGCGCGGGCACAGCCTCAGCGATGAAGTCGGAGAGGTTGGTGATGATCTCGTTCGACCCGGTAATCGGGA belongs to Corynebacterium glaucum and includes:
- a CDS encoding D-alanine--D-alanine ligase family protein gives rise to the protein MIRIAVIYGGQSTEHSISCISAGAIIAELPKDTYEVYPVGITRDGTWVEGSLDPVGGAALPEVAPGRAICLSTAPSTRGTFTDAATGEAVAEVDVIFPVLHGKYGEDGTIQGMFELSGIPYVGPGVLASACGMDKEYTKKLVAAEGIPVARSVIVRERGATVSEADKQRLGLPAFVKPANGGSSIGVSKVERWEDLDAALELAFEQDGKVLVEGALIGDEVELGVLEHPDGRLEASLPAKLNGTEDSDEGFYGFETKYLDDHVTATIPAPYDAATVATLQSMAITAFQALNCKSLARVDFFMTDAGPVLNEINTMPGFTPISMYPQVWFASGISYGELLNVLVTAAIARAQPQR